The following are from one region of the Erwinia billingiae Eb661 genome:
- the rsmC gene encoding 16S rRNA (guanine(1207)-N(2))-methyltransferase RsmC, producing MSAFSPASEVILRHSDEFTQRRVLFAGDLQDDLPAQLDTVLSRVHTQQYHHWQILSRTLEDNARYGLVATADDVAECDTLIYFWPKNKPEALFQLENLLSLLPVGTDLFVVGENRSGVRSAEQMLEPWAKMNKIDSARRCGLYHGSLDVQPTFDVEQYWDEYPLGPLTIKTLPGVFSRDGLDAGSNLLLSTLKPHMKGKVLDMGCGAGVLSAMLASFSPKVRLFMTDVNAAAIEASKATLAANDLEGEVFASNVYSDVNGRYDMIISNPPFHDGMQTSLDAAQTLIRGAVKHLNMGGELRIVANAFLPYPQILDETFGSHEVLLQNGRFKVYRAVLQRAAKAKR from the coding sequence ATGTCTGCATTTAGCCCGGCCAGTGAAGTGATACTGCGCCACAGTGATGAATTTACTCAACGCCGCGTACTGTTTGCTGGCGATCTGCAGGATGACCTGCCCGCCCAACTGGACACCGTTTTGAGTCGGGTGCATACCCAACAATATCATCACTGGCAGATCCTGAGCCGCACGCTGGAAGACAACGCGCGCTACGGACTGGTGGCGACAGCCGACGACGTTGCAGAGTGCGACACGCTGATCTACTTCTGGCCGAAGAACAAACCGGAAGCGCTGTTCCAGCTGGAAAACCTGCTGTCGCTGCTGCCGGTGGGCACCGATCTGTTCGTGGTCGGCGAAAACCGCAGCGGCGTTCGCAGTGCAGAACAGATGCTGGAGCCGTGGGCAAAAATGAACAAAATCGACAGCGCACGTCGCTGTGGTTTGTATCATGGCAGCCTGGATGTTCAGCCGACCTTTGATGTTGAGCAGTACTGGGACGAATATCCGCTCGGCCCTCTGACCATCAAAACCCTGCCAGGCGTGTTCAGCCGTGACGGTCTGGATGCCGGCAGCAACCTGCTGCTCTCCACGCTGAAACCCCATATGAAAGGCAAAGTGCTGGATATGGGCTGTGGCGCCGGTGTGCTCTCCGCCATGCTCGCCAGCTTCTCGCCGAAAGTTCGCCTGTTTATGACTGATGTAAATGCAGCGGCAATCGAAGCCAGTAAAGCGACGCTGGCAGCGAACGATCTGGAAGGTGAAGTGTTTGCCAGTAACGTCTACTCCGACGTCAACGGGCGTTACGACATGATTATCTCCAACCCGCCGTTCCACGATGGCATGCAAACCAGCCTGGACGCAGCACAGACGCTGATCCGCGGTGCGGTGAAGCACCTGAACATGGGCGGCGAGTTGCGCATCGTGGCCAACGCCTTCCTGCCTTATCCGCAGATTCTGGATGAGACGTTTGGCAGCCATGAAGTGCTGTTACAAAATGGCCGTTTTAAGGTTTACCGTGCCGTGTTGCAGCGCGCGGCGAAAGCCAAGCGTTAA
- a CDS encoding DNA polymerase III subunit psi, producing MSSRRDWLLQQMGITQYTLRRPRALQGEVAVSLPEQTRLLIVAEVPPLLSDPLISDVLRAMLMREQEVVVLTPEQLAMLPDDTRCASWCLGVEPAAMPDGSQIASPVLAELYHNAGAKRALWQQISHYESDFFTDPARS from the coding sequence ATGTCCTCCAGACGTGACTGGTTATTACAGCAAATGGGCATAACGCAGTATACGCTGCGGCGTCCGCGTGCCTTACAGGGTGAGGTTGCGGTGTCACTGCCGGAACAGACTCGCCTGCTGATTGTGGCGGAAGTGCCGCCTCTGCTCTCAGATCCGCTGATTAGCGATGTGCTCCGCGCGATGCTGATGCGCGAGCAGGAGGTGGTGGTGCTGACCCCGGAACAACTGGCGATGCTGCCAGACGATACCCGTTGTGCGAGCTGGTGTCTGGGTGTAGAACCCGCCGCCATGCCTGACGGTTCACAGATCGCTTCGCCTGTTCTTGCGGAGCTCTATCATAATGCCGGTGCCAAACGCGCGCTGTGGCAGCAGATCTCCCACTATGAATCAGATTTCTTTACTGACCCCGCACGATCTTGA
- the rimI gene encoding ribosomal protein S18-alanine N-acetyltransferase — protein MNQISLLTPHDLETAFAIEQRSHAFPWTEKTFSSNQGERYLNYQLTVGEQMAGFAITQVVLDEATLFNLAVDPAFQRQGIGRELLEHVIVELESRGIQTLWLEVRASNRPAIALYEQLDFNEVSVRRNYYPTADGKEDAIIMALTL, from the coding sequence ATGAATCAGATTTCTTTACTGACCCCGCACGATCTTGAGACCGCTTTTGCCATTGAGCAGCGCAGTCATGCTTTTCCCTGGACAGAAAAAACCTTCTCCAGCAATCAGGGCGAACGTTACCTGAACTATCAGCTGACCGTCGGTGAGCAGATGGCGGGATTTGCCATTACTCAGGTGGTGCTTGATGAAGCCACGCTGTTTAACCTGGCGGTGGATCCGGCTTTTCAGCGCCAGGGCATTGGCCGGGAACTGCTGGAGCATGTGATCGTCGAACTCGAATCACGCGGCATCCAGACGTTATGGCTGGAAGTGCGCGCCTCAAACCGTCCAGCGATTGCGCTCTATGAGCAGCTGGATTTCAACGAAGTGTCGGTGCGCCGTAATTACTACCCAACGGCGGACGGCAAAGAAGATGCCATTATTATGGCGCTGACGTTATAA
- the yjjG gene encoding pyrimidine 5'-nucleotidase, whose amino-acid sequence MLKDWDWILFDADDTLFHFDAFAGLQRLFQQYDVAFSTADYDDYQAINKPLWVDYQNGAISALQLQHQRFEGWAAKLQVTPLDLNEGFLAAMAELCVPLAGAVNLLNSLKGKVKMGIITNGFTALQQARLERTGFLGYFDLLVISEQVGHAKPHPAIFDYALDQMGNPPRERVMMVGDNPDSDILGGINAGLATCWLNADNRPRPEGIQPGWQVKTLQELEVILNT is encoded by the coding sequence ATGCTTAAAGACTGGGATTGGATCTTATTTGACGCTGACGATACGCTGTTTCACTTCGATGCGTTTGCCGGTTTACAGCGTCTTTTTCAGCAGTATGACGTGGCCTTTTCTACGGCCGATTACGATGATTATCAGGCGATTAACAAGCCGCTGTGGGTTGATTATCAGAATGGCGCCATCAGTGCCTTGCAGCTGCAGCATCAGCGCTTTGAAGGCTGGGCCGCGAAGCTGCAGGTGACGCCGCTGGACCTTAACGAAGGCTTCTTAGCTGCGATGGCCGAGCTGTGCGTGCCGTTGGCCGGCGCGGTAAACCTGCTTAACTCGCTTAAAGGCAAGGTGAAGATGGGCATCATCACCAACGGCTTTACGGCATTGCAGCAGGCACGGCTTGAACGGACGGGGTTCCTCGGCTATTTCGACCTGTTGGTGATCTCGGAGCAGGTTGGCCACGCTAAACCGCATCCGGCCATCTTTGATTACGCGCTGGATCAGATGGGCAATCCTCCGCGTGAGCGGGTGATGATGGTTGGCGATAACCCGGATTCGGATATTCTCGGCGGCATTAATGCCGGTCTGGCGACCTGCTGGCTCAACGCCGACAATCGTCCACGTCCTGAAGGCATCCAGCCTGGCTGGCAGGTAAAAACGCTACAGGAACTGGAAGTGATTCTAAATACTTAA
- the tssJ gene encoding type VI secretion system lipoprotein TssJ has protein sequence MKRHSFLRLSLQALFLIAVSLVAGCGSSTHSNPAHYNLVFQAHPQINDGAPLKIRVLLMKSDADFMSADFYSLQNSAPALLGNNLITSEQFFLMPGQLNKVLQGQTTSEARYIGILAEYQSLDGKKWRISLPLPVPNDHSYAFWQGSSDELKADIIADISGLRTVKP, from the coding sequence ATGAAAAGACATTCATTTTTGCGCCTGAGTCTTCAGGCGCTTTTTCTGATAGCAGTCAGCCTTGTTGCTGGCTGTGGTTCGTCTACACACAGCAATCCTGCTCACTACAACCTGGTTTTCCAGGCGCATCCGCAAATCAATGACGGCGCTCCGCTCAAGATCAGGGTGCTGTTAATGAAGTCGGATGCGGATTTCATGTCTGCCGACTTCTATTCGTTGCAAAACAGCGCGCCCGCTCTGCTGGGCAACAACCTGATCACCAGCGAGCAGTTTTTCCTGATGCCAGGTCAGCTGAATAAAGTCCTCCAGGGGCAAACCACTTCAGAGGCGCGTTATATCGGGATCCTCGCGGAGTATCAGTCTCTGGATGGCAAAAAATGGCGTATCTCATTGCCGCTGCCGGTACCCAATGACCATTCCTACGCATTCTGGCAGGGGTCTTCTGACGAACTGAAAGCCGACATCATTGCTGACATCAGCGGTCTGCGCACCGTGAAACCGTGA
- the tssK gene encoding type VI secretion system baseplate subunit TssK, translated as MNKAEKVVWTEGMFLRPHHFQQAESYQQSALRNWGLTQRPYLWGFLDYEIDEAMLRQGKVALSSASGLLPDGTFFSFRDARNGPPPLAIPDNHVNELVVLALPARRNGREEVIFSESADSLARYVTFEQEVDDFNALSVGGAAVQFGKLRLRLMLESELSAEWTAMATLRITEKRSDNQVRLDENFIPPMLNCVAHSKLYEYLSGMHGLLQQRSQEIGQRLQQPGRFNSADMVDFMLLALVNHHVGHVSHLKDLPLLHPEQLFSTWLAFATELATYTPQRFPDSELPTYDHDDLAFCFGKLMLMLRQGLSQVMEENAVQLMLTERSHGLNVATVTETSMVREFGFVLAVRANVPGEALQTHFPAQMKIAPVTKIRDLVQLQLPGMVLRPLPVAPPQIPWHTGYSYFELEKGSELWQEMEKSGTFALHLAGDFPGLKMEFWAIRNHSV; from the coding sequence ATGAATAAAGCAGAAAAAGTGGTCTGGACCGAGGGCATGTTCCTGCGTCCACACCATTTCCAGCAAGCAGAGAGCTATCAACAAAGCGCGCTTCGTAACTGGGGACTGACCCAGCGGCCTTATCTCTGGGGCTTTTTAGATTATGAAATCGACGAAGCGATGTTGCGGCAGGGGAAAGTTGCCCTCAGCTCCGCCAGTGGATTGCTGCCTGACGGCACCTTTTTCTCTTTCCGCGATGCGCGTAACGGGCCGCCGCCACTGGCTATCCCGGATAATCACGTCAATGAGTTGGTGGTGCTGGCCCTGCCTGCCCGCCGTAATGGCCGTGAAGAGGTGATCTTCAGCGAGTCGGCGGATTCGCTGGCGCGTTATGTCACCTTTGAACAGGAAGTGGATGACTTCAATGCGCTGTCGGTGGGCGGCGCTGCCGTGCAGTTCGGCAAGCTTCGTCTGCGGTTGATGCTGGAAAGCGAGCTGTCAGCGGAATGGACGGCGATGGCCACGTTGCGCATCACCGAGAAGCGCAGTGATAACCAGGTTCGGCTGGATGAAAACTTCATTCCGCCGATGCTTAACTGCGTCGCGCACAGCAAGCTGTATGAGTATCTCAGCGGCATGCATGGGCTGTTACAGCAACGCAGCCAGGAAATCGGCCAGCGTCTGCAACAGCCTGGCCGCTTTAATTCGGCCGATATGGTCGACTTTATGCTGCTGGCGCTGGTTAACCACCACGTTGGCCACGTCAGCCATCTGAAAGATCTGCCGCTGCTGCATCCTGAACAGCTGTTTTCCACCTGGCTGGCCTTTGCGACAGAACTGGCCACCTACACGCCTCAGCGCTTCCCGGACAGCGAACTGCCGACCTATGACCATGACGATCTGGCCTTTTGCTTCGGCAAACTGATGCTGATGCTGCGTCAGGGGCTGTCGCAGGTGATGGAAGAGAACGCCGTTCAGCTGATGCTGACCGAACGATCGCACGGGCTGAACGTCGCCACCGTGACCGAAACCTCGATGGTCCGTGAGTTCGGCTTTGTGCTGGCGGTGCGCGCCAATGTGCCCGGCGAGGCGCTGCAAACGCACTTCCCGGCGCAGATGAAGATTGCGCCGGTGACCAAAATTCGCGATCTGGTGCAGCTGCAGCTGCCGGGCATGGTGCTGCGGCCGTTGCCCGTCGCGCCGCCGCAAATTCCCTGGCACACCGGTTACAGCTACTTCGAGCTGGAGAAGGGCAGTGAGCTGTGGCAGGAGATGGAAAAATCCGGCACCTTCGCGCTCCATCTGGCAGGGGATTTCCCCGGTCTGAAGATGGAATTCTGGGCTATCCGTAACCACTCAGTCTGA
- a CDS encoding DotU family type VI secretion system protein produces the protein MQQQQAFAQGDVFSGASNNNPLVAAANGLLNSIPQIRHSVSHADPAALRQRLIDEMRQFEMNCQRAGLAYEVIIGARYCLCTALDEAAALTPWGSRGVWPGQGLLVTFHNETWGGEKFFQLLAKLSQNPREQIVLLELINYCLQLGFEGRYRVLDNGRSQLETIKQRLLQMIHSVRGGYAPPLSPHPEDHPVTRKLWRPVVPLWACTALVGFLACLFYILLNWRLGDVTSPVLAAVYQTPLPEITIHNPAPPPPAALNLKAFLRPEIEQGLVAVKDEADQSVVTLKGDGLFTSASTSVRGRYEEVLDRIAQAMNNVNGRILVIGYSDNVPIRSARFASNYELSLARAQSVQERLQQHLSQPQRVKAEGRGESNPLVPNTTAENRARNRRVDITLLVSPQNTRAEVNGLQQGN, from the coding sequence ATGCAGCAACAACAGGCTTTTGCCCAGGGCGATGTGTTCTCGGGCGCCAGCAATAACAATCCTCTGGTGGCCGCGGCGAACGGGTTATTAAATTCGATTCCGCAAATCCGCCATTCGGTCAGCCATGCCGATCCGGCCGCGTTACGCCAGCGTTTGATCGACGAAATGCGCCAGTTCGAGATGAACTGCCAGCGGGCCGGACTGGCTTATGAAGTGATTATTGGCGCGCGCTACTGCTTATGTACCGCACTGGATGAAGCCGCTGCGCTCACGCCCTGGGGCAGTCGCGGCGTCTGGCCCGGCCAGGGATTGCTGGTCACCTTCCACAATGAAACCTGGGGCGGCGAGAAGTTCTTCCAGCTGCTGGCCAAACTTTCACAGAATCCGCGTGAACAAATCGTTCTGCTGGAGCTGATCAACTACTGTCTGCAACTGGGCTTTGAAGGGCGCTATCGCGTGCTGGATAACGGCCGTTCCCAGCTGGAAACCATCAAACAGCGCCTGCTGCAGATGATCCACTCCGTGCGCGGTGGCTATGCGCCGCCGCTTTCACCGCATCCTGAAGATCATCCGGTCACGCGCAAATTGTGGCGGCCGGTGGTGCCTTTGTGGGCCTGCACGGCGCTGGTCGGCTTCCTCGCCTGCCTGTTCTATATCCTGCTGAACTGGCGGCTGGGCGATGTCACCTCGCCGGTGCTGGCTGCGGTCTACCAAACGCCGTTACCGGAAATCACCATTCATAACCCGGCACCGCCGCCGCCAGCGGCGTTGAACCTTAAGGCGTTCCTGCGTCCTGAAATCGAACAGGGCCTGGTGGCGGTAAAAGATGAAGCCGACCAAAGCGTGGTCACGCTAAAAGGCGACGGTCTGTTTACCTCGGCGTCCACCTCGGTTCGCGGGCGTTATGAAGAGGTGCTGGATCGTATCGCTCAGGCGATGAACAACGTTAATGGCCGCATTCTGGTGATTGGCTACAGCGATAACGTGCCGATCCGCAGTGCGCGCTTCGCCTCTAACTATGAGCTTTCGCTGGCCAGGGCACAGTCCGTGCAGGAGCGTCTGCAACAACATCTGTCACAGCCGCAACGCGTGAAAGCGGAAGGGCGCGGAGAGAGCAATCCTCTGGTGCCGAATACCACCGCCGAAAATCGCGCCCGCAATCGCCGGGTGGACATCACGCTGTTAGTTTCGCCGCAGAACACCCGCGCGGAAGTTAACGGTTTGCAGCAAGGAAATTAA
- the tssM gene encoding type VI secretion system membrane subunit TssM has protein sequence MLNILFSIMTSRLMWGFIGITALSFIIWVIGPVFSIADSRPLEPEVNRQISIGLLYVAWGLSNLVPRLYNAWLNRKLMGSLKTTPGEEGSADNKRLTSEDRVLSERFTEAAEMLKKAHFSGAGNKRWTQRFSRQYLYQLPWYVIIGAPGAGKTTALVNSGLKFPLADRFGKAALRGIGGTRNCDWWFTNQAVLLDTAGRYTTQESEQQQDASEWGNFVGLLRKYRGRQPINGVIVTISVSDLLTQSAEASRQQALSLRQRLMELHEQLGIRFPVYVMVTKTDLLKGFRSYFARFDKAQRDQVWGFTFPWERSKLADFDLLSAFTQEYALLQQRLDAGLPDTLLQESDGKARAESYLFPQEFAALRPLLNDYLETVFSRSNFETQFSPRGIYFASGTQEGLPFDRVMGELNRALNLPQEEGGNSKAWDQVDKAAPIPANKGQSYFLKDLLQNVIFQEAGLAGSNRWWELRNRAVLWSGYLLLAAALIVAGVLWITSYNNNKAYLQEVQAKVPQVVKLSQNLQANDLTDLYALLPFLNGVLHLPESEDFDLNDPPITRRMGLYRGVEVSDATLSLYQKSLKQLLMPQVAQLITTWLRNDNGSDADYSYEALKAYQMLYQPKHYDGKFLHAWLMLNIQRNQPQNITQQQIKQLDWHLMQLLETQIQASPYARDDALVKREQALINQMPLSQRVYGRLKRLLERDDALKSVSLASLGGPQSELVFSRKSGKSIGEGIPGLFTPDGYWNSFDKNIDSVTAALHDDDQWVLGGQVQGETKEQTDLAVRQLYMADYMRQWDGLLQDIQLNNSADLSQRINAARLLSSSNSPLRKLVINLSHYLVLEKAAPEEDTAKAGEDKQESSASSTLSALFRSRQASTAASQQQQTPEQSVTAHFAPVIELAQPLEKGGKTIAFDDFLKQIDDLYRYLTAVQDAANSGMPPPASDSISRLQASAGRLPGSLQNMFTSMAVGASSDTQRRDLDNVRKRINVEVGSFCRQAIAGRYPLSRSGRSEVTPDDLARMFAPGTGLMDSFFRDNLANKVDTTQSSWRFTPGIDGKTLPGGESVLRPFQQAQSIRDAFFANGATTPSFRVTVRTVQMDNNILTLTLDVDGQLLRYSHGPQAVQLMNWPGPGGTNQVRMQLGLADGTTATLVTNGAWALNRFFDRAELSRGSSSLSRQAAFNVNGHRVTLEFTPNSIRNPFQLPGFSCP, from the coding sequence ATGCTGAATATTCTATTTTCCATCATGACCAGCCGTCTGATGTGGGGTTTTATCGGCATCACCGCGCTCTCCTTTATCATCTGGGTGATTGGGCCGGTGTTCTCGATTGCGGATTCTCGCCCACTGGAGCCGGAAGTGAACCGCCAGATCAGTATCGGGCTGCTGTACGTGGCGTGGGGACTGAGCAATCTGGTGCCGCGCCTGTATAACGCCTGGCTGAACCGCAAACTGATGGGCAGCCTGAAAACCACGCCGGGCGAAGAGGGCAGCGCTGACAACAAGCGTCTGACCAGTGAAGACCGCGTGCTGTCCGAGCGCTTTACCGAAGCCGCCGAGATGCTGAAAAAGGCCCACTTCAGCGGCGCGGGCAATAAGCGCTGGACCCAGCGCTTCAGCCGTCAGTATCTGTATCAACTGCCGTGGTACGTGATTATCGGCGCACCGGGCGCGGGCAAAACCACCGCGCTGGTCAACTCCGGGCTGAAGTTCCCGCTGGCCGACCGCTTTGGTAAAGCGGCGCTGCGCGGCATTGGCGGCACCCGCAACTGCGACTGGTGGTTCACCAATCAGGCGGTGCTGCTGGATACCGCCGGACGCTACACCACCCAGGAAAGCGAGCAGCAACAGGATGCCAGCGAGTGGGGTAACTTTGTTGGACTGCTGCGGAAATATCGCGGTCGCCAGCCGATCAACGGCGTGATTGTCACCATCAGCGTCTCCGATTTGCTAACGCAATCGGCTGAAGCGTCGCGTCAGCAGGCGCTTTCGCTGCGACAGCGTCTGATGGAGCTGCATGAGCAGCTGGGTATCCGTTTCCCGGTTTACGTAATGGTCACCAAAACGGATTTGCTAAAAGGCTTCCGTTCGTACTTTGCCCGTTTTGATAAGGCGCAGCGCGATCAGGTCTGGGGCTTCACCTTCCCGTGGGAACGCTCGAAGCTGGCCGATTTCGATCTGTTAAGCGCCTTTACCCAGGAATATGCTCTGCTGCAACAGCGGCTGGATGCCGGTCTGCCGGACACGCTGTTACAGGAAAGCGACGGCAAAGCCCGGGCCGAAAGCTACCTGTTCCCGCAGGAGTTTGCGGCGCTGCGCCCGCTGCTGAATGACTATCTGGAAACCGTCTTCAGCCGCTCCAATTTTGAAACGCAGTTCTCGCCACGCGGCATCTACTTTGCCAGCGGCACTCAGGAAGGTCTGCCGTTTGACCGGGTGATGGGCGAACTGAACCGCGCGCTGAATCTGCCGCAGGAAGAGGGCGGCAACAGCAAAGCGTGGGATCAGGTGGATAAAGCCGCGCCGATCCCGGCCAACAAAGGGCAAAGCTACTTCCTGAAAGACCTGCTGCAAAACGTCATTTTCCAGGAAGCCGGGCTGGCGGGCAGTAACCGCTGGTGGGAGCTGCGCAATCGTGCCGTTCTGTGGTCCGGCTATCTGCTGCTGGCCGCAGCGCTGATCGTGGCCGGCGTGCTGTGGATCACCAGTTACAACAATAACAAAGCCTATTTGCAGGAAGTGCAGGCGAAAGTGCCGCAGGTGGTGAAGCTCAGCCAGAACCTGCAGGCCAACGATCTGACCGATCTGTATGCGCTGCTGCCGTTCCTCAATGGCGTGCTGCATCTGCCGGAGAGTGAGGACTTCGATCTGAACGATCCGCCGATCACCCGCCGGATGGGGCTGTATCGCGGTGTGGAAGTCAGTGATGCGACGTTGTCGCTGTACCAGAAATCCCTGAAGCAGCTGCTGATGCCGCAGGTGGCTCAGCTAATCACCACCTGGCTGCGTAATGACAACGGCAGTGATGCGGATTACAGCTACGAAGCGCTGAAAGCCTATCAGATGCTGTACCAGCCAAAGCATTACGACGGCAAATTCCTGCACGCCTGGCTGATGCTGAATATTCAGCGCAACCAGCCGCAGAACATCACCCAGCAACAGATCAAGCAGCTCGACTGGCATCTGATGCAGCTGCTGGAGACGCAAATTCAGGCGTCGCCGTATGCGCGGGATGATGCTCTGGTAAAGCGCGAGCAGGCGCTGATTAATCAGATGCCGCTGTCGCAGCGGGTCTATGGACGCCTCAAGCGCCTGCTGGAAAGGGATGATGCACTGAAGTCGGTATCGCTGGCTTCACTCGGGGGGCCACAAAGCGAACTGGTCTTCTCACGTAAAAGCGGCAAGTCGATTGGTGAAGGCATTCCGGGGCTGTTTACCCCAGACGGTTACTGGAACAGCTTCGACAAAAACATCGACAGCGTCACGGCGGCTTTGCATGACGATGACCAGTGGGTGCTGGGCGGACAGGTGCAGGGCGAGACAAAGGAGCAAACCGATCTGGCCGTCCGCCAGCTCTATATGGCCGATTACATGCGTCAGTGGGATGGCTTACTGCAGGACATCCAGCTGAACAACAGCGCGGATTTATCGCAACGCATCAATGCGGCGCGTCTGCTTTCCAGCAGCAATTCGCCGCTGCGCAAACTGGTGATTAACCTCAGCCACTATCTGGTGCTGGAGAAAGCGGCCCCGGAAGAGGATACGGCGAAGGCCGGCGAGGACAAGCAGGAGAGCAGCGCCAGCAGCACGCTGAGCGCGCTGTTCCGCTCACGCCAGGCCAGCACCGCCGCCAGCCAGCAGCAGCAAACGCCGGAGCAGTCAGTAACCGCTCACTTCGCACCGGTGATTGAACTGGCTCAGCCACTGGAGAAAGGCGGCAAAACCATCGCCTTCGATGATTTCCTTAAGCAAATCGACGACCTCTATCGCTACCTGACCGCGGTGCAGGATGCGGCCAACAGCGGTATGCCGCCGCCAGCCAGCGATTCAATCAGTCGTCTGCAGGCCAGCGCCGGTCGCCTGCCGGGCTCACTGCAAAACATGTTCACCAGCATGGCGGTGGGTGCCAGCAGTGATACCCAGCGTCGCGATCTGGATAACGTGCGCAAGCGGATCAATGTCGAAGTGGGCAGCTTCTGCCGTCAGGCGATTGCCGGGCGCTATCCGCTCTCCCGCAGTGGCCGTTCTGAAGTGACGCCTGACGATCTGGCGCGGATGTTTGCACCGGGCACCGGTTTGATGGACAGCTTCTTCCGCGACAATCTCGCCAACAAGGTCGATACCACGCAGTCGAGCTGGCGCTTTACGCCGGGCATCGACGGCAAGACCTTGCCAGGCGGCGAAAGTGTGCTGCGCCCATTCCAGCAAGCGCAAAGTATTCGTGATGCCTTCTTTGCCAATGGCGCGACCACGCCTTCATTCCGCGTCACTGTCCGCACCGTGCAGATGGATAACAACATCCTGACCTTAACGCTGGATGTGGATGGACAGCTGCTGCGTTACAGCCACGGGCCGCAGGCGGTCCAGCTGATGAACTGGCCGGGCCCCGGCGGCACCAACCAGGTGCGTATGCAGCTGGGGCTGGCGGATGGCACCACCGCCACGCTGGTCACCAACGGCGCATGGGCACTGAATCGCTTCTTTGACCGCGCCGAACTCTCGCGCGGCAGCAGCAGCCTCAGCCGCCAGGCGGCCTTTAACGTCAATGGTCATCGGGTGACGCTGGAGTTCACGCCAAACAGTATCCGTAATCCGTTTCAGCTTCCCGGGTTCTCATGCCCCTAA
- the tagF gene encoding type VI secretion system-associated protein TagF: MNQTPAIGWYGKLPSAGDFLKRRFPETLWQQWTHWFQVGLLNWQQNEDQRADGDRSFSAAPVWNFVVPPMLGSQLVQMGCLLPARDNVGRQYPVCALLTFSPQSWTQPQLALAGEWYQQVGRTLLNAVRNAYSAEQLDQALLSIPAPVLPAAESRSDILDVIGYADRPCTLSWRQVSDCFDPQHYTSFWWTNQTDGYPLYTHVHSGNFTGQLFSMLFDPAAGAKPGRHGLYPPMFE, from the coding sequence ATGAACCAGACTCCTGCGATTGGCTGGTACGGGAAATTGCCCAGTGCCGGTGACTTTCTTAAGCGCCGTTTTCCCGAAACGCTCTGGCAGCAATGGACCCACTGGTTTCAGGTGGGCTTGCTGAACTGGCAGCAAAATGAAGATCAACGCGCCGACGGAGACCGATCGTTCAGCGCCGCGCCGGTGTGGAATTTTGTGGTGCCGCCGATGCTGGGCAGTCAGCTGGTGCAGATGGGCTGCCTGCTGCCCGCGCGTGACAACGTGGGCCGACAGTATCCGGTCTGCGCCTTGCTGACCTTTTCCCCGCAGAGCTGGACGCAACCGCAGCTGGCGCTGGCAGGAGAATGGTATCAGCAGGTGGGGCGCACGCTGCTGAACGCGGTGCGCAACGCGTACAGCGCTGAGCAGCTGGATCAGGCGTTGCTGTCAATTCCCGCACCGGTGCTGCCTGCCGCAGAGTCGCGCTCCGACATTCTGGACGTGATTGGCTATGCCGATCGGCCCTGCACGCTGAGCTGGCGGCAGGTCTCGGACTGCTTCGATCCGCAGCACTACACCAGCTTCTGGTGGACCAATCAGACCGATGGCTATCCGCTTTATACCCACGTGCACAGCGGCAACTTTACCGGTCAGCTGTTCTCGATGCTGTTTGACCCGGCAGCCGGCGCCAAACCCGGTCGCCACGGTCTTTATCCGCCGATGTTTGAGTAA